In Nicotiana tabacum cultivar K326 chromosome 17, ASM71507v2, whole genome shotgun sequence, one DNA window encodes the following:
- the LOC142171918 gene encoding uncharacterized protein LOC142171918, with translation MPKHSFICCLAAYKRLLIKDRLKHMGISQDNLCVIYGNEEETIEHLFFKCQLSKECLGDIMRWLNIGVTNIDFRGLDRRMTRQVKGKMCRAFVLASLAVVDYYIWKERNVALWE, from the coding sequence ATGCCTAAGCACAGCTTCATCTGTTGTCTAGCAGCCTACAAGCGACTCTTGATAAAGGATAGACTGAAGCATATGGGAATTAGCCAAGACAATTTATGTGTGATATATGGTAATGAAGAGGAAACAATTGAACACCTATTTTTCAAATGTCAATTATCGAAAGAATGCTTGGGAGATATCATGAGATGGCTGAATATTGGCGTAACTAACATAGACTTTCGAGGACTAGACAGAAGGATGACAAGGCAAGTTAAAGGGAAAATGTGCAGGGCATTTGTGCTAGCATCATTAGCAGTTGTGGATTACTACATATGGAAAGAAAGAAATGTAGCATTATGGGAATAA